A part of Desulfobacter sp. genomic DNA contains:
- a CDS encoding corrinoid protein codes for MADFNGMQKALVGCDQAALENLVNSALDEGTPAIDILNQGLIAGMDIVGEKMENGDMFIPEVLMAAQAMGACVSVLKPLLGEAGAAQGSTVIIGTVKGDLHDIGKNLVAMMMESAGMTVYNLGVDIAPEEFVAQIREKDAKIVCLSALLTTTMPAMKQTVDAIVEAGLRDQVKIMVGGAPVTQAFADEIGADGFAPDAGSASKMAKTMAA; via the coding sequence ATGGCAGATTTCAACGGAATGCAGAAGGCCCTTGTCGGCTGTGACCAAGCCGCCCTTGAAAACCTGGTTAATAGTGCTTTGGATGAAGGAACGCCGGCCATCGACATTTTGAACCAGGGATTGATCGCCGGCATGGATATCGTCGGTGAAAAAATGGAAAACGGGGACATGTTCATCCCGGAAGTCCTCATGGCCGCCCAGGCCATGGGGGCCTGTGTCTCCGTCCTCAAGCCCCTGCTGGGTGAGGCCGGGGCCGCCCAGGGGTCCACTGTCATCATCGGTACCGTCAAAGGCGATCTCCACGATATCGGGAAGAACCTGGTGGCCATGATGATGGAAAGCGCCGGGATGACCGTTTATAATCTGGGGGTCGACATTGCCCCGGAAGAATTCGTGGCCCAGATCAGGGAAAAAGATGCCAAAATTGTCTGCCTCTCCGCCCTTTTGACCACCACCATGCCCGCCATGAAGCAGACCGTGGATGCCATTGTGGAAGCCGGACTGAGAGACCAGGTGAAAATAATGGTGGGCGGCGCCCCGGTGACCCAGGCCTTTGCCGACGAAATCGGGGCCGACGGCTTTGCCCCGGATGCCGGCTCGGCATCCAAAATGGCAAAAACCATGGCCGCCTGA
- the pylB gene encoding methylornithine synthase PylB: MPLDLSPLLARLEKEAPARKKEIRFLLGLTTPEDLGRLFDAAARVRDRHFGSRIFFYGFLYFSTYCRNNCRFCQYRRSNRAQPRYRKTEAQIMEAAAIMADSGVHLIDLTMGEDPVWQGMDGIRRLTDLAVQVQQKTGLPVMISPGMLSPSGVSHMAARGIHWYACYQETHNRALFDRLRPGQDYDDRWAAKTAAREAGMLIEEGILAGVGETLEDIADSILAMAALNVDQARVMSFVPQPGTPMAHLASRNRLRELTTIAVMRLVLKDCLIPASLDVDGLDGLLPRLNAGANVVTSIVPPEHGLAGVANPALDIEAARRSLDHVLPVLDRSGLSPASETEYRDWIQARRHLCLARTPN; encoded by the coding sequence ATGCCCCTCGATCTTTCCCCGCTGCTGGCCCGCCTTGAAAAGGAGGCCCCTGCCCGTAAAAAAGAGATCCGCTTTCTCCTGGGCCTGACAACGCCCGAGGATCTGGGCCGGCTCTTTGATGCCGCAGCCAGGGTCAGGGACCGGCATTTCGGCTCCCGGATCTTTTTTTACGGATTCCTCTATTTTTCAACCTACTGCCGGAACAACTGCCGGTTCTGCCAGTACCGGCGGTCCAACCGCGCCCAGCCCCGGTATCGGAAAACCGAAGCGCAGATCATGGAAGCCGCGGCCATCATGGCGGACTCAGGGGTCCATCTCATCGACCTGACCATGGGGGAAGATCCGGTCTGGCAGGGCATGGACGGCATCCGCCGCCTCACGGACCTGGCCGTACAGGTACAGCAGAAAACCGGTCTGCCGGTGATGATCTCCCCCGGGATGCTTTCCCCGTCCGGGGTCAGCCATATGGCGGCCAGGGGCATCCACTGGTATGCCTGCTACCAGGAGACCCACAACCGGGCGCTTTTCGACCGGCTCAGGCCCGGCCAGGACTACGATGACAGGTGGGCCGCCAAAACAGCGGCCAGGGAGGCGGGCATGCTCATCGAAGAGGGGATTCTCGCCGGCGTGGGCGAAACCTTGGAAGACATTGCCGACTCCATCCTGGCCATGGCAGCGCTTAACGTTGACCAGGCCAGGGTCATGTCCTTTGTGCCCCAGCCCGGCACCCCCATGGCCCACCTGGCATCCCGGAACCGCCTCAGGGAATTGACGACCATCGCCGTCATGCGCCTGGTGCTCAAAGACTGCCTGATTCCGGCCTCCCTTGATGTGGACGGGCTGGACGGGCTGCTTCCCCGGCTCAATGCCGGGGCAAACGTGGTCACATCCATTGTCCCGCCGGAACATGGCCTTGCCGGAGTCGCCAACCCGGCCCTGGACATAGAAGCCGCCAGACGGTCGCTGGACCATGTGCTGCCGGTACTGGACCGCAGCGGGCTCTCCCCGGCATCCGAAACGGAATACCGGGACTGGATCCAGGCCCGGCGCCATCTTTGCCTTGCCCGGACCCCCAATTGA
- a CDS encoding GntR family transcriptional regulator, protein MEKNNEETVYQTLKNAIIKRYIKQGTKLVETTLAKQLKVSRTPIRAAIKRLTYEGFATYEQNKGVCVIKPTIEEIKETFFVRLQLEKAAVSLAALSITPDDLDRIEAYIDQEEKTFANKDISGYYQVNDAIHLVIARAAKNEVLTRYIEDLLNRTKIYLILYDPFYTLPFNPSHHEHRKLVEALRKRDPAMAQKVMALHLESALKGMEFSTLPDDYISL, encoded by the coding sequence TTGGAAAAAAACAATGAAGAGACGGTCTACCAGACCCTTAAAAATGCCATCATCAAGCGGTACATCAAGCAGGGAACCAAATTGGTTGAAACCACCCTGGCAAAACAGCTCAAGGTGAGCCGCACCCCCATCCGGGCGGCCATAAAACGGCTGACCTACGAAGGATTTGCCACCTATGAGCAGAACAAGGGGGTCTGCGTTATCAAACCCACCATTGAGGAGATCAAAGAGACCTTTTTTGTCCGTCTGCAGCTGGAAAAGGCTGCGGTCTCACTGGCAGCCCTCAGTATCACCCCGGATGACCTGGACCGGATTGAAGCCTATATCGACCAAGAGGAAAAAACCTTCGCAAACAAAGATATCAGCGGGTACTACCAGGTCAACGATGCCATCCACCTGGTCATTGCCCGGGCCGCAAAAAACGAGGTGCTCACCCGCTATATCGAAGACCTGCTGAACCGGACAAAAATCTATCTCATCCTTTACGATCCGTTTTATACCCTGCCCTTTAATCCCTCCCACCACGAACACCGCAAGCTGGTGGAGGCCCTTAGGAAAAGAGACCCGGCCATGGCCCAAAAGGTCATGGCACTCCATCTGGAAAGCGCCCTCAAGGGCATGGAGTTCTCAACACTGCCCGACGACTATATTTCCCTATAG
- a CDS encoding ABC transporter permease — protein sequence MGNWMKLHRIILLGIAMGLVAVIAGTMRWDWLPNYYGELLSGVWITLVILLVSCILGILLAVPLGLFQVTGPVPLATASKMFCTLIRGTPLLLQLWMIYYGVGSLFPQIPGIRETFIWPYLREAWPYGVLALTMSFAGYEGEVMRGAFAGVPAGELEAARAYGMGRWTALRRIWLPRALHRALPTLAGEVVLQLKSTPLVATITVVDVYAVISKIRQETYIVYEPMLLLALIYLCLTGVLVVVFRHFENKIPTQDA from the coding sequence ATGGGTAATTGGATGAAGCTCCACCGGATCATATTGCTGGGGATTGCCATGGGGCTGGTCGCGGTCATCGCCGGAACCATGCGGTGGGACTGGCTGCCCAATTACTACGGCGAGCTGCTTTCAGGCGTATGGATTACCCTGGTCATTCTCCTGGTCTCCTGTATCCTGGGAATCTTGCTTGCCGTTCCCCTGGGGCTTTTCCAGGTGACGGGCCCCGTGCCCTTGGCCACGGCAAGCAAGATGTTCTGTACCCTGATCCGGGGAACCCCGCTGCTTCTTCAGCTGTGGATGATCTACTACGGGGTGGGGTCCCTGTTTCCCCAGATTCCCGGAATCCGGGAGACTTTTATATGGCCCTATCTCAGGGAAGCCTGGCCCTACGGGGTGCTGGCGCTGACCATGTCCTTTGCCGGGTATGAGGGAGAGGTGATGCGGGGCGCCTTTGCAGGGGTTCCGGCCGGGGAGCTTGAGGCGGCACGGGCATATGGCATGGGCCGCTGGACGGCCTTGCGGCGGATCTGGCTGCCCCGTGCCCTTCACCGTGCCCTTCCCACCCTTGCCGGAGAGGTCGTGCTCCAACTTAAATCCACCCCCCTTGTGGCCACCATCACCGTGGTGGACGTCTATGCCGTGATTTCAAAGATCCGTCAGGAAACCTATATCGTATACGAACCCATGCTGCTGCTGGCATTGATATACCTGTGCCTGACCGGTGTACTGGTGGTGGTGTTCAGGCATTTCGAGAATAAGATTCCCACCCAGGACGCCTGA
- a CDS encoding branched-chain amino acid ABC transporter permease produces the protein MLLFAEQLLNGLQLGITLFLMSAGLTLVFGIMQVINLAHGSFYMIGAYVCATVAARTGSFALGLLAALPAAAAAGMAAEFVIFRRLYDRDHLDQVLATFGLIMFFNELVRIIWGRQPLFMDVPAWLSGSVELAPGLHYPLYRLAVILVGLSVALFLWVIFSKTRLGMQIRAGAANRAMIGALGVNIRRLYTWVFGLGALLAGLAGVMAGPILAVESGMGESILILTFVVIVIGGIGSVRGAVVGALLVGLVDTLGRAFLPALFRLVFHSGAADNAAASIASMSIYILMAAILVWKPRGLFPAQNS, from the coding sequence ATGCTTCTCTTTGCAGAACAGCTTTTAAACGGCCTGCAGCTGGGCATTACCCTGTTTTTGATGTCCGCCGGGCTCACCCTGGTCTTCGGGATCATGCAGGTCATCAACCTGGCCCACGGTTCTTTTTACATGATCGGGGCCTATGTATGCGCCACCGTGGCCGCCCGCACCGGCTCCTTTGCCCTGGGGCTGCTGGCGGCCCTTCCGGCGGCGGCCGCCGCCGGCATGGCCGCGGAGTTCGTCATCTTCCGCCGCCTGTATGACCGGGATCACCTGGACCAGGTCCTGGCCACCTTCGGCCTGATCATGTTCTTCAACGAACTGGTGAGGATCATCTGGGGCCGCCAGCCCCTGTTCATGGATGTGCCGGCCTGGCTTTCCGGCAGCGTTGAACTGGCCCCGGGGCTGCACTATCCCTTGTACCGGCTGGCCGTCATCCTTGTGGGACTTTCCGTGGCCCTGTTCTTATGGGTGATCTTTTCCAAAACCCGGCTGGGGATGCAGATCCGGGCCGGGGCCGCCAACCGGGCCATGATCGGGGCCCTGGGGGTGAACATCCGGCGGCTCTACACCTGGGTGTTCGGACTGGGGGCACTTTTGGCCGGACTGGCCGGGGTCATGGCCGGCCCCATCCTGGCCGTGGAATCGGGCATGGGGGAAAGCATTCTCATCCTCACCTTTGTGGTCATCGTCATCGGCGGCATCGGCTCGGTCCGGGGCGCCGTTGTGGGGGCGCTGCTGGTGGGGCTGGTGGACACCCTGGGCCGGGCCTTTCTCCCGGCGCTTTTCCGACTGGTCTTTCACTCCGGAGCGGCGGACAATGCCGCGGCATCCATAGCCTCCATGTCCATTTACATTCTCATGGCCGCCATCCTGGTATGGAAACCCCGCGGCCTCTTCCCTGCACAGAATTCATGA
- the pylC gene encoding 3-methylornithine--L-lysine ligase PylC, giving the protein MLIAVIGGKLQGVEAVYLAHKAGFRTLVIDKNPQAPAAGLSDHFLAFEFCSDHPFPVYGSSIDLILPAIEDDSVLSLLQAWSKQSAIPLAFDGDAYATTRSKRNSNRLFEKLNLPIPQPWPGCAFPVVVKPDQTSGSQGVEIMETQALLDEWLARTNKGNAVIQEFVEGPSYSIEILGGPGNYHPLQVTDLGMDEDWDCKNVSAPSQLSANHITGLKQMAIEIAEGLELTGIMDLEVILNQNTLKILEIDARLPSQTPMAVYWSTGINMVQMLADLVRNRTVSGKPGREFPVLVEHIQVSGGRIEYLGEHIMAQDGPLRRQTGFFGADEAVTSYRRGKKHWVATMIFRGDSRDEIELKRTRCYGEIRALSGNEH; this is encoded by the coding sequence ATGCTGATCGCAGTCATCGGAGGCAAGCTTCAGGGGGTTGAGGCCGTTTATCTGGCGCACAAGGCCGGCTTTCGAACCCTGGTCATTGATAAAAACCCCCAGGCGCCGGCAGCGGGATTATCTGATCATTTTCTGGCGTTTGAATTCTGCAGTGATCATCCCTTCCCGGTATATGGTTCTTCGATTGATTTGATTCTTCCGGCCATTGAGGACGATTCGGTCCTTTCCCTGCTCCAAGCATGGTCAAAGCAGTCGGCCATCCCCCTGGCCTTTGACGGGGATGCCTATGCCACAACAAGATCCAAGCGCAACTCCAATCGTCTTTTTGAAAAATTAAACCTTCCCATACCGCAGCCATGGCCGGGGTGCGCCTTTCCGGTTGTGGTGAAACCGGATCAGACCAGCGGGAGCCAGGGCGTGGAAATCATGGAGACTCAGGCGTTGCTGGATGAATGGCTTGCCAGGACCAACAAAGGGAATGCCGTTATCCAGGAGTTTGTTGAAGGGCCTTCCTATTCCATTGAAATATTGGGGGGGCCCGGTAATTACCATCCGCTCCAGGTGACCGACCTGGGAATGGATGAGGACTGGGACTGCAAAAATGTAAGCGCCCCATCGCAATTGTCAGCGAACCATATCACCGGGTTGAAACAAATGGCAATTGAGATTGCCGAAGGGTTAGAACTGACCGGAATCATGGACCTTGAAGTGATTTTGAATCAAAATACGCTCAAGATTTTAGAGATAGATGCCAGGCTTCCCAGCCAGACGCCCATGGCGGTGTACTGGTCCACGGGCATCAATATGGTCCAGATGCTGGCGGACCTGGTGCGCAACAGGACTGTCAGCGGAAAACCCGGCCGGGAGTTTCCTGTCCTTGTGGAGCATATACAGGTCTCCGGCGGCCGGATTGAGTACCTGGGTGAGCATATCATGGCCCAGGACGGTCCCCTGAGGCGGCAGACCGGATTTTTCGGAGCGGATGAGGCCGTCACCAGTTACCGCCGTGGGAAGAAACATTGGGTGGCCACCATGATCTTTAGGGGGGACTCCCGGGATGAAATAGAGTTAAAGCGGACCCGTTGTTATGGTGAAATACGTGCGCTTTCCGGTAATGAACATTGA
- a CDS encoding DMT family transporter: MKPEKHITAAYTCLVIAMVLWASTFVALKLAFRAYDPMVVIFGRMLIASCCALFVPFVFKSVKHIRKQDIKYIALMAFCEPCLYFIFEAKALVYTSASQAGMITTMMPLITALGAWVFLKERISPRTCIGFAIAATGALWLSLASTPTDHGPNPLLGNFLEFMAMICATGYGLCLKKLTDRYKPIFLAFMQTFAGTLFYFPILFFPGTQLPTHIDPVSLGAVVYLGAVVTLGAYGMYNIGVSKIPASQAASFVNLIPVITLVMSALILKERFTGTQYMASLLVLAGVILAQDRSTIPEPVIKPAPLPEA, translated from the coding sequence ATGAAACCTGAAAAACATATAACCGCTGCCTACACCTGCCTGGTCATTGCCATGGTGCTGTGGGCCAGCACCTTCGTTGCCCTGAAGCTTGCCTTCCGCGCCTATGATCCCATGGTGGTAATTTTCGGAAGAATGCTCATTGCAAGCTGCTGCGCCCTATTTGTCCCCTTTGTGTTCAAGTCCGTAAAACACATCCGGAAGCAGGACATCAAATACATCGCGCTCATGGCCTTTTGCGAACCCTGTCTTTATTTCATCTTTGAAGCCAAGGCACTGGTCTACACCTCGGCGTCCCAGGCCGGCATGATCACCACCATGATGCCGCTGATTACCGCCCTTGGCGCCTGGGTTTTCCTGAAGGAACGGATCAGCCCGCGGACCTGCATCGGTTTTGCCATTGCTGCAACAGGCGCCCTGTGGCTCAGCCTGGCGTCAACGCCCACGGACCACGGCCCCAATCCCCTGCTGGGAAATTTTCTGGAATTCATGGCCATGATCTGTGCCACCGGGTACGGGCTGTGCTTAAAGAAGCTGACAGACCGGTACAAACCCATCTTCCTGGCCTTCATGCAGACCTTTGCCGGTACCCTGTTTTATTTTCCCATCCTCTTTTTTCCGGGAACCCAGCTGCCCACCCATATAGATCCCGTTTCCTTGGGGGCGGTGGTATACCTGGGGGCCGTTGTGACCCTGGGGGCATATGGCATGTATAATATCGGGGTGAGTAAAATCCCGGCCAGCCAGGCCGCCTCCTTTGTCAACCTGATTCCCGTGATCACCCTGGTAATGAGTGCCCTGATCCTGAAGGAACGGTTTACCGGGACCCAGTACATGGCCTCCTTGCTTGTGCTGGCCGGAGTCATTCTCGCCCAGGACCGGTCCACCATACCCGAACCGGTTATAAAGCCGGCGCCTCTTCCCGAAGCCTGA
- a CDS encoding ATP-binding cassette domain-containing protein: MEVIDLHKSFGAIDVLKGVSLDAGQGDVVAIIGGSGSGKSTMLRCINMLESPTKGRIRVHGEEIKLKSDGKGGLKPADPEQVRRIRTRLAMVFQGFNLWQHMTLLENVIEVPVHVLGRKKSEAVEMADSLLHRVGLYEKRDTYPAFLSGGQQQRAAIARALAIEPEVMLFDEPTSALDPELIGEVLSVMGDLAKEGRTMLIVTHEMKFAQEVADKIIFLNNGIIEEEGGPKAIFGAPESEHLKRFICSIS, from the coding sequence ATTGAAGTCATTGACCTCCACAAATCATTCGGTGCCATTGATGTACTCAAAGGGGTCTCCCTTGATGCGGGCCAGGGGGATGTGGTCGCCATCATCGGCGGGAGCGGATCCGGCAAGTCCACCATGCTGCGATGCATCAATATGCTGGAATCCCCTACCAAAGGCCGCATCAGGGTCCACGGCGAAGAAATTAAACTGAAAAGCGATGGAAAAGGCGGATTGAAACCGGCCGATCCGGAACAGGTGCGGCGAATTCGCACCCGGCTGGCCATGGTGTTTCAGGGTTTCAATCTCTGGCAGCACATGACCCTTCTGGAAAATGTCATAGAGGTGCCCGTCCATGTCCTGGGCAGGAAAAAATCAGAGGCTGTGGAAATGGCCGACAGTCTGCTTCATCGGGTGGGGCTTTACGAAAAAAGGGATACCTATCCGGCATTCCTCTCCGGGGGGCAGCAGCAGCGGGCCGCCATTGCAAGGGCCCTGGCCATTGAGCCTGAGGTCATGCTCTTTGACGAACCCACATCCGCCCTGGATCCGGAACTGATTGGCGAGGTGCTATCTGTTATGGGCGATCTGGCCAAGGAGGGACGGACTATGCTCATTGTCACCCATGAAATGAAATTTGCCCAGGAGGTGGCCGATAAAATTATTTTTCTCAACAACGGTATCATAGAAGAGGAGGGGGGCCCCAAGGCGATATTCGGTGCGCCCGAATCAGAGCATTTAAAGCGGTTTATCTGTTCGATTTCCTAG
- a CDS encoding transporter substrate-binding domain-containing protein translates to MAQIVKKMLLVLVVIVFSTSMANAGKIRVGFGAEPYPPFTVPDASGNWTGWEIEIIEAVCQEAGLDYELAPTSWDGIIPALISKKIDMIMGSMSITEERLKSIDFTDKYFNTPAYVVGTKTMKFDATPAGLKGKILGVQTATTHASYAAKHYKGAKVKQYQTQDEINQDLISGRIDATQADSLAMIEFLESKEGKSCCDLKGAAIDDPAILGRGVGVGLRKGSDDLKSKINAAIKAIRANGKYKEITEKYFKVDVYGD, encoded by the coding sequence ATGGCCCAAATCGTGAAAAAGATGTTACTCGTACTTGTCGTCATTGTTTTCAGCACCAGCATGGCAAATGCCGGGAAGATCCGTGTGGGGTTTGGTGCGGAACCCTATCCTCCTTTCACCGTACCCGACGCCTCCGGTAACTGGACCGGTTGGGAAATTGAAATCATCGAAGCCGTCTGCCAGGAAGCCGGACTGGATTATGAACTGGCGCCCACTTCCTGGGACGGGATTATTCCGGCATTGATTTCAAAGAAGATCGATATGATCATGGGCTCCATGTCCATCACCGAAGAACGCCTTAAATCCATTGATTTTACAGATAAGTATTTCAATACGCCGGCCTATGTGGTGGGGACCAAAACCATGAAATTTGACGCCACCCCTGCCGGGCTGAAGGGCAAGATCCTCGGCGTCCAGACGGCCACCACCCATGCATCCTATGCCGCAAAACACTATAAGGGTGCCAAGGTCAAACAATACCAGACCCAGGATGAAATCAACCAGGATCTGATCTCCGGCCGTATCGACGCCACCCAGGCAGACTCCCTGGCCATGATCGAATTTTTGGAGAGCAAAGAAGGAAAATCATGCTGTGATCTCAAAGGTGCTGCCATTGACGATCCCGCCATCCTGGGACGTGGGGTCGGCGTCGGCCTGCGCAAGGGAAGCGATGACCTCAAGTCAAAAATCAATGCCGCCATCAAAGCCATCCGGGCCAATGGCAAGTATAAGGAAATTACCGAAAAATATTTTAAAGTAGATGTCTACGGCGACTAA
- a CDS encoding ABC transporter substrate-binding protein, giving the protein MAKTINRSIPAGIFLCLFILAVTAPIQAAEPVKIGMVTTLSTKAGYLGEDIRDGFKLAISQEDGKLGGVPVELLVEDDGRKPGKGKQIAERFIKKDGVKILTGIVFSNVAMAVVPKVVRQEVVYLSPNAAPSKLAGSGCNPNYFAVSYQNDNLDEVVGQYVADEGYKSVYLLAPNYPAGKDHLAGFKRYYKGEISGEVYTKLGQSDYAAEIASLRAAKPAAVFFFLPGGMGINFLKQYSQAGLSKEIPVFGPAFSFDERILKAVGPAALGVKNGSQWTHDLGNPANKQFVEAYKKAYNRMPTLYAAQGYDTARLIGSALRAVAGNLDDLSAFRTAVKKADFDSVRGNFSFADNQHPVQDLYIREVIEKDGGFTNKTVKKVFTDHVDAYISQCKMQ; this is encoded by the coding sequence ATGGCAAAAACAATAAACCGGTCCATACCGGCCGGGATTTTCTTATGTCTCTTTATCTTGGCTGTCACAGCCCCGATCCAGGCGGCCGAGCCGGTGAAAATCGGCATGGTGACCACCCTGTCCACCAAGGCCGGGTACCTGGGCGAGGACATCCGCGACGGGTTTAAACTGGCCATCAGCCAGGAAGACGGGAAACTGGGGGGCGTGCCCGTGGAACTGCTGGTGGAGGACGACGGCAGAAAACCGGGAAAGGGCAAGCAGATCGCCGAACGGTTCATCAAAAAGGATGGTGTAAAAATCCTCACCGGCATTGTCTTTTCCAATGTGGCCATGGCCGTTGTGCCCAAGGTGGTCCGCCAGGAAGTCGTTTACCTGAGCCCCAATGCCGCCCCCTCCAAGCTGGCCGGTTCCGGGTGCAACCCAAACTACTTTGCCGTATCCTACCAGAACGACAACCTGGACGAGGTGGTGGGACAATACGTTGCGGATGAAGGATACAAGAGCGTTTACCTGCTGGCCCCCAATTATCCGGCGGGGAAGGACCACCTGGCCGGATTCAAGCGGTATTACAAAGGCGAAATTTCAGGCGAGGTCTACACCAAGCTGGGCCAGTCCGACTATGCCGCAGAAATCGCCTCCCTCCGCGCGGCCAAGCCTGCTGCGGTATTTTTCTTTCTGCCCGGGGGCATGGGCATCAACTTCCTGAAGCAGTATTCCCAGGCCGGCCTCTCCAAAGAGATCCCGGTCTTCGGCCCGGCCTTTTCCTTTGACGAGCGCATCCTCAAGGCTGTGGGTCCGGCTGCCCTGGGGGTGAAAAACGGTTCCCAGTGGACCCACGACCTGGGCAACCCGGCCAATAAACAATTTGTGGAAGCCTATAAAAAGGCCTATAACCGCATGCCCACCCTCTATGCGGCCCAGGGCTACGACACGGCCCGGCTCATCGGCAGCGCCCTCAGGGCCGTGGCCGGAAACCTAGACGATCTGTCCGCTTTCAGGACGGCGGTGAAAAAAGCCGACTTCGACTCCGTCCGGGGCAACTTCAGCTTCGCCGACAACCAGCATCCGGTCCAGGACCTCTATATACGGGAGGTCATTGAAAAGGACGGCGGTTTCACCAATAAAACCGTGAAAAAGGTATTTACCGACCACGTGGATGCCTATATCTCCCAGTGTAAGATGCAGTAA
- a CDS encoding dihydropteroate synthase, which yields MFQVIGERINTSRKNVQTAVADRDAQYIINDVKRQESAGTAYIDVNAGARIGHEAEDMKWLLETIQPEVSRPLALDSPDPAVLEMAFAMVGQPPMINSISLEKERFDAMLPFLSGKDCKVIALCMDDSGMPRSSQDIVERAKSLVAALNKMGLPTASIYVDPLVQPISTDSGKGTMVLDAVRAIKGLFPDVHITGGLSNISYGLPQRKIINRTFITLMMDAGMDSAIIDPLDEKIMATIKTADMLLGHDPFCMDYLKGVRAGIIVS from the coding sequence ATGTTCCAAGTCATTGGTGAACGGATCAACACCTCCAGAAAAAATGTCCAGACGGCCGTGGCAGACCGGGATGCCCAATACATCATCAATGATGTCAAGCGCCAGGAATCCGCCGGCACCGCCTATATCGACGTTAACGCAGGGGCCCGGATCGGCCATGAAGCAGAGGATATGAAATGGCTCCTGGAAACCATCCAGCCCGAGGTATCCCGGCCCCTGGCCCTGGATTCACCGGACCCGGCCGTGCTGGAAATGGCCTTTGCCATGGTTGGCCAGCCCCCGATGATCAACTCCATTTCCCTTGAAAAGGAACGGTTCGATGCCATGCTCCCCTTTCTCAGCGGCAAGGACTGCAAGGTTATTGCCCTGTGCATGGATGATTCGGGCATGCCCCGATCCTCCCAAGACATTGTGGAACGGGCCAAAAGCCTGGTGGCGGCCCTGAATAAAATGGGGTTGCCCACGGCCAGTATCTATGTGGATCCACTGGTTCAGCCCATTTCCACGGATTCCGGCAAGGGCACCATGGTGCTGGACGCCGTCCGGGCCATAAAGGGGCTGTTCCCAGATGTCCACATCACCGGCGGCCTGTCCAATATTTCCTACGGCCTGCCCCAGCGGAAAATCATCAACAGGACCTTCATCACCCTGATGATGGATGCCGGCATGGATTCGGCCATCATTGACCCGCTTGATGAAAAGATCATGGCCACCATCAAAACGGCGGACATGCTTCTGGGCCACGACCCGTTCTGCATGGATTACCTCAAGGGTGTCCGGGCGGGCATCATTGTAAGTTAA
- a CDS encoding ABC transporter permease yields the protein MSALELLALSPPGWGGVLLKGLAMSMTVAVGGYLVGLMIGIGGAFGKLYGGPVLRDILEAYTTVIRAIPELVLIVLLFYAGSDVVNRLLVMFGASPVDINGLVAGILVIGVVQGAYSTEVLRGAIKAIHPGQIEAGRAYGMSQGLLLRRITLPAMLPHAIPGLSNLWLIATKDTALLAVVGFTELTLATRQAGGATKAYFLFFSAAGCLYLMVTLISNVGIKMIERRAYKGMPDVG from the coding sequence ATGAGCGCCCTGGAACTGCTTGCCCTGTCACCGCCGGGATGGGGAGGGGTTTTGCTGAAAGGCCTGGCCATGTCCATGACCGTCGCCGTCGGCGGATACCTGGTGGGTTTGATGATCGGTATTGGCGGCGCCTTTGGCAAGCTATACGGGGGACCCGTGCTGCGGGATATTCTGGAGGCGTATACCACGGTCATCCGGGCCATACCTGAGCTGGTCCTGATCGTCCTGCTCTTTTATGCCGGGTCGGATGTGGTCAACCGCCTTCTGGTGATGTTCGGGGCCAGTCCCGTGGACATCAACGGGCTTGTGGCGGGGATCCTCGTGATTGGCGTGGTTCAGGGGGCCTATTCAACTGAGGTGCTTCGCGGTGCCATCAAGGCCATCCATCCCGGTCAGATTGAAGCGGGCCGGGCCTATGGAATGAGTCAGGGACTTCTCCTGAGGCGGATTACCCTGCCGGCCATGCTTCCCCATGCCATCCCGGGGCTTTCCAATCTCTGGCTCATCGCCACCAAGGATACGGCCTTGCTGGCTGTGGTGGGGTTTACGGAACTGACCCTGGCCACCCGCCAGGCCGGGGGGGCCACCAAAGCCTATTTCCTGTTTTTTTCGGCCGCCGGGTGTCTCTATCTCATGGTCACCCTGATCTCCAATGTCGGTATTAAAATGATTGAGCGGCGGGCCTACAAAGGCATGCCGGATGTGGGGTGA